From Pseudomonas arsenicoxydans:
GTAGAACGCGCCCGGGTTTTCATCTTCCAGCACATCGACCCGGCCATCGGCATTACGCACCAGTACGGTCGGACCTTTGTCGATGAACAGGCTGGTCAGCTCGGTGGCTTCCTGCAAGGAACCGCCGCCGTTGTTGCGCAGGTCGATGACCACGCCGTCGACTTTGTCTTTCTGCAATTCGGTCAACAGCTTCTTGACGTCGCGGGTGGTGCTCTTGTAATCCGGATCGCCGGCACGGAACGCCTTGAAGTCGAGGTAGAAGGCCGGAATCTCGATGATGCCGAGCTTGTAGTCCTTGCCATCCTGTTTCAGGTTGAGGACCGATTTCTTCACAGCCTGGTCTTCAAGCTTCACCGCTTCGCGGGTGATCGGCACGATCTTGCTGGTCTGGTCGTTTGGCGCATTGCTGGCCGGAATGACTTCCAGGCGCACCACGGTGCCTTTCGGACCACGGATCAGCTTGACCACTTCGTCCAGGCGCCAGCCGACCACATCGACCATCTCTTTGTTGCCTTGGGCAACGCCGATGATCTTGTCAGCCGGAGCGACTTGCTTGGTCTTGTCCGCCGGGCCTGCAGGCACCAGACGCACGACCTTCACTTGATCGTTATCGCTCTGCAACACGGCACCGATGCCCTCAAGGGACAGGCTCATGTTGATGTCGAAGTTTTCCGCGTTATCCGGCGACAGATAGTTGGTGTGCGGGTCGTAGGACATGGCGAAGGTGTTGATGTACGCCTGGAAGATGTCTTCCGCGCGGGTCTGGTCCAGACGCGTCAATTGGTTCTTGTAGCGCTTGGTCAGGGTCTCCTGGATCTGCTTGGAGTCCTTGCCCGCAATCTTCTGCCGCAGGACTTCGTCCTTGACGCGTTTGCGCCACAGGTCGTCAAGTTCTGCGGTGGACTTGAGCCAAGGGGCGTCCTTGCGATCGATCAGCAAGGTCTCCTTGGTGGTGAAGTCCATCTTGTCGACGCCTTTGTCCAGCTCGGCAAGGGCAAAGTCCAGACGCGACTTGACGCGGTCCAGATAGCGCTTGTAGATGGTGAACCCGGCGTTCAGGTCGCCGCTTTTGAGGAAGTCGTCGAACTGGGTTTTCCACTTGTCGAATTCGGCAATGTCGCTGGCCATGAAGTAGCTGCGCGACGGATCCAGCAGCTTGAGGTAGCTGTCATAGATAATCGCCGAGCGCGCGTCATCGAGCGGCGGCTTGCTGTAATGGTGACGCTTGAGCAATTCGACGACGTTCAGACTGGCGATTACTTCGTCACGATCAGGCTGAAGCTTGTCCCAGCTATTGGCGGCAAACGAATTGCTCGACATCGGCAACAGACCGATACCAATGAACAGGGCTAGGGCGGTGCTTGGGAAAAAGTGCTTCATGCTGATTCGACGCGGGGACAATTGATCACGCATATTAGGCCGTCTTTGAAGTCGCCGGTTCTACGAGAGCCGGTCGCATAATGCAAGAAAGCCCGGCGCTACAGCTACGGGCTCAGTCCAGACTCACTATGGAGGCACTGTGAAAGCATTGCAAGGCGTGGAAGGTCAAGTGGAGTGGGTTGAAGAGCCCAGTCCTACATGTGATGTAGGACAAGTTCGGATTCGAGTGGCGGCTGCGGGACTCAATCGAGCCGATTTGTTACAGAAAGCCGGCCTTTATCCGCCACCGCCGGGAGCCAGTCAGGCACTGGGTCTTGAGTGTTCAGGGGTGATCAGCGAGGTCGGTCCGGGCTCGTCCTGGCAGGTCGGTGATCGAGTCTGCGCCTTGCTGGCCGGGGGTGGGATGGCCGAAGAGGTAGTTGTCGACGGACGGCACGTGCTGCCAGTTCCCGACGGAATGTCCCTGGCCGAGGCTGCCGCGTTGCCGGAAGTGTACGCGACCGTTTGGCTGAATTTGTTTCAACTGGCCGCGCTCAAACCGGGTGAGAAAGTTCTCCTGCACGCCGGAGCAAGTGGAATTGGTTCAGCCGCCATTCAGCTGTGCAAGGCCTTTGGCAACCCGTGCTGGGTCAGCGTCGGTTCCGCCGAACGTTTGGCCTATTGCGAAGCACTGGGCGCCCAGGGTGGTGCAGTGCGTACGACGGATCTGGACAGCTTGAGGGATCTGGGCCCGTTCAATGTAATCCTCGACCCGGTCGGCGGTGACTACGCGGCGCTTAATCTGAAAATGCTGGCCCTGGATGGCCGTTGGGTGCTGATCGGCCTGATGGGCGGTCGTGAGGCGAAGCTGGATCTGGCGCAGGTGCTGGCCAAACGGGTGCAACTGCTGGGTTCGACGTTGCGCAGTCGCGACGATCAGTTCAAGGCGGATTTGTTCAGTGACCTCAGTCAGCATGTCTGGCCGCTGTTTGCCGAAGGGCGGTTGAGTCCGCAGTTGGCGAAGACCTTTGCGATCAAGGATGCCGAGGCGGCGTTTGCGCAGTTGGCGAGCAACAAGGTGGCGGGGAAGTTGGTTCTGATAATCGACGCAAGCCTGACCTGAGGCTGGCTGCATCGCAATTCCTGTGGGAGCGGGCTTGCCCGCGATTCAAGCGCCGCGGTGTTTCAGGTACACCGCGTTATCGTTCATCGCGGGCAAGCCACGCTCCCACCGGTTCGGCGTAATCCTTGTGGGAGCGATCGGTTATTTCCAGAGATGGATCGGCCAGCCGGCTTTTTCGGCGTGTTCAAGCAACACCGGATCCGGATTCACCACGTGTGGGAAATCGACCTTTAGCAGCAGCGGCAAATCATTGCGCGAGTCGGAATAGAAGCTCGCGCCTTCGAGGTTTTCCTCTTCCGCATCCAGCCACTCCAGCAACCGGGTGATCTTGCCTTCGCGGTAGGTCAGGGTGCCGACGGTGTGGCCGCTATAAACCCCGTGCGCGACTTCCAGTTCGATACCGAGAATCTCGTCGATGCCCAAGCGGTCGGCAATCGGTCGGACCAGGTGCGTGCCCGAGGCCGAAATCACCAGAATCCGGTCGCCAGCCTTGCGGTGGGCGGCGATGGCCTTGGTGGCGTCGCTGAAAATGATCGGCTCGATGAAATCTTCCACCCAGGGTCCGACCAAATGGTCCACTTCTTCCGGTGTGCGCCCGATCATCGGCTCCAGGCTGAAGGTCATGTACTCCTCCATCCGCAGCTTGCCGTGGCTGTAGGCGTCCATCAGTTCATTGTTCTGCCGCATGAACGACTCCGGGTCGACCCAGCCCAGGCGGCCCATTTGCTCGCTCCAGAGGGTGGCGCAGTCGCCGTGGATCAGGGTTTCGTCCAGATCAAAAATTGCCAGGGCCATTAGTGCGGTTCTCTCCGAGAACAGCTTCAAGCGGCAAGTTTCAAGCCGCAAGAAGTGATTAAGGTGGTCAGCAGTTTACAACTTGTAGCTAGTAGCTTGCAGCTTGCCGCTGCTTTCAAGCTACCTCACACAAGGCCGTCGGATCGATGGAAAGTGCCAGGCGCTGACCATCGGGATGCAAATCGGCCGCCGAGCGGTTCAGCACATCCACCACCAATTCCACGCCCCGGGCTTCAATCCGGTAGCGAATCACGTTGCCCAGCAGGCTGTGGCTGCGCACTAGCGCGTCAAGCTCGCCATTGAGGCTCAGTTCGATGGCTTCAGGGCGGATCGCAATGCGGTGGTTGATCGGCCGTTGCAGCAGCTTGGTTGCGCTGTCAGGGTCCAGCAGGTTGTAGTTGCCGATGAAGCCGGCGGCAAAAACATCCACCGGGGCGGTGTAAAGGGTTTCGGCGTCGCCGCTCTGTACGATTTTTCCCTGATTCATCAGGAAAATCCGGTCAGACATGGTCAGCGCTTCTTCCTGGTCATGTGTGACGAAGATCGTGGTCAGGCCCAATTCACGCTGAATCTGACGGATCTGTTCGCGCAGGTGCTTGCGAATCCGCGCATCCAGGGCCGACAACGGCTCATCCAGCAACAACAGCCGAGGCCGCGTGACCAACGAGCGGGCGAGGGCCACACGTTGGCACTGGCCGCCCGACAGTTGGTGCGGATAGCGGGCGGCGAAGTCGTTGAGCTCTACGAGACTCAGCACTTCGGCAACACGCTTTTGGCTGTCGTTGGCGTTGACCTTTTGCATGCGCAAACCGAAGGCGACGTTCTGTTCCACAGTCATGTTGGGGAACAGCGCATAACTCTGGAACACCATGCCGATTCCGCGTTTTTGCGGGCTCATCGGCACCAGATCAACCCCCTCCAGCAGAATCTTGCCGCCATCCACCGAGGTCAGGCCGGCGATGCAGCGCAGCAGTGTGGATTTGCCGCAACCGGACGGGCCGAGCAGGGTGACGAATTCACCTTTCTGGATCTCGCAGTTGATGTCGCTGAACACCGTGGTGCCTGCGTAGTTTTTCTGTAGGTGTTGGACGCTGACATAGCTCATTCGCTTTTGTCCTTGTTCAAGATATTGGCCGCCCAGGTCAGAACCAGCACAAAGAAGAAGTAGGAGATCACCAGCGCACTGGTGAAGTGGCCGCTGCTGTTACGCATGTTGTTGAGGTAGACCTGCAGGGTTTCGTAGCGCGTGCCGACGAGGATGTTGGCGAACACGAACTCTCCGAACAGGAATGAGAACGACAGCAGCAACGCCACCATCAAACCCTTGCGCAGATTGGGCAACACCACCAGGAACGCCGCTTGAAAGGTGCTGGCGCCGAGCAGTTGGGCGGCGTCCATCAGGTCGCGCAGGTTGATCGCTTGCAGGTTGTTGGTGATCGCCCGGTACATGAACGGCAGCGCGATGGTGAAGTAGCAACCAATCAGAATCCACGGCGTACCCACCATCGCAAACGGCCCGGAACCATAGAGCTGCAGCAGCCCCACCGACGACACCACCGGCGGCACCGCGAAGGGCAGCAGGATCAGGATGTTCATCAGCGCATCGAGTTTTGGGAAGTGGTAATGCACCACGAACAGCAGCGGCAGAATCAGCACCACCGACAGGATCAGCGCGCCGACACACACCAGCAACGACTGCCCGAACGCATGCAGAAAACGCGGATCGCTCCACAGCTGGATGTACCACTTGAAGGTAAAGCCGCTGGGCAGAATGGTCGCCGACCAACTGCTGGCGATCGAGTAGATCAGCGTCCCGAGCAGCGGCAGCAACAAAATGGCAAACAACAGGTAAACCACGACGCGGTGATAGACACCGACAGGGCCCAGTTCAACGCGAGACATGGTAGCTCCTCTTCAACAGCAGCTGATGCACGATGGTCACCAGGGTCATCAACGCCACCAGCACCACGGCGAGTGCACTGGCCAGGTTCGGGTCCAGGGAGATGTCGCCGGAGACCATCGCCGCGATACGGATCGGCAGCACGTTGAAGTTGCCAGTCGTTAACGCATAAACCGTGGCATAGGCGCCGAGGGCGTTGGCCAGCAGGATCACGAAAGTGCCGAGCAGTGCCGGGGTCAGCACGGGCAAGCCGATATGCCGCCAGAACTGCCAGCCGTTCGCCCCGAGCAGTTCGGCGGACTCACGCCAGTCTTCGCGCAAGGCATCGAAGGCCGGGTAGAGCAGCAATACGCCCAATGGAATCTGGAAGTAGGTGTAGAGAATGATCAGCCCGGTTTTCGAGTACAGGTTGAAATCCTGAATGATCCCGGCCTGTTTGAGCATGATCGTGAAGCTGCCGTTGAAGCCCAGCAGAATGATGAACGCGAAGGCCAGGGGCACGCCGGCGAAGTTGCTGGTCATGTTGGCGAAGGCATTCACGAAGTTACGCAGTTTCGAGTCGACCCGGCGCAGGGAATAGGCGCCGAGCACCGCGATGATGATCCCGAATACGCTGGACCAGAAACTGATCTCGAGGCTGTACTGGATCGCCTGCAAATAGAACTTCGAGTTGAAGATCTTGGTGAAGTTGGCGATCCCCCAGCCGAACTCTTCCGATTGCAGGCTGTTGATCATCACCCAGACCAGCGGCGCGATTTCGAACACGATAAAGAACAGTGCGAAGGGCACCAGGCACAACGCTGCCAGCCATTTGCCGCGAGTCATTGCATTCACTTGAGCAGCTCCCGACACATGGGTTTGTCATGGGGCGCACCCAGCAGTTCGCAGACGGTGCCGCATATTTCAGTCTGTTTCGGCGTGGCGCTGGCGTTAAAGCTGAAGGCGTCGCCGAGGACGAACAGCGGCACTTCGCGCTCTTCCGGCAACAGGCCGTTGTGGGAGCGGTCGTTGTTCATGCCGTGGTCGGCGGTCACTAGCACCTGATAGCCGCTGTCGAGCCAGCCTTGCAGGTAGTCGGCGAGGATGATGTCGGCCGAGCGGGCGCTGTTGCGGTATTGCGCGGTGTCGAGGCCGTGCTTGTGCCCGGCGTCGTCGATGTTCATGGGGTGAATCAGTAAAAAGGCTGGGTCATGACGCAGGCGCAGGTTTTCGGCGTCGGCGAACAGGTGTGAATCGGGGTAGTGATCGGTCCAGTAGAAGTGACCGTGCTGGATCGGCAGGTCGGGGGCGTCGGTGTGACGATCCCGTGCCGCCACGAACGGCGAACGGTTATACAGCTCGCTGACCCAGTGGTAGGCCGCCGCGGCTGTCGTCAGGCCGGCATCGCGGGCGTAGTGATAAATGCTGCGCTGGTTGGACAGGCGCGAGACGTTGTTGTGGACAATGCCGCTCTCGATGGGCGCAACGCCGGTGAGTATGCATTCGTACAGGGGGCGGGACAGGGCCGGCAGTTCGCACTCCAGTTTGTAGAGCGCCGCGCGTCCTGCGCCGACATAAGCCTGCAGGTGCCCCATGGCGTGGCGCGCGACCTCGTAGTTGAGGCCGTCGAGCACGACAAGGATGACGTTGTGCTTCATAGGGGCGATGACTCCGTAAAACAGATATTCGGAATTCACTCGGTCCACTGTGGGAGCGAGCCTGCTCGCGATGGCGGCTGAACATTCGACATGGATGCTGAATGACACACCGCAATCGCGAGCAGGCTCGCTCCCACAGGGATCTCCATTAGCCCGTCAGATGGCGGGCTGCAGGATTACTTCATTTCGACGATGACTTCTTCGTTCCACTTCTGCGGCAGGGCCTTGGAGGTCTTCTCCCATGCATCCGCGTCTTTGATCGGCGTGACATTTTTGTACTGCTCGTTAGGCAGCAGCTTGGCCTGCACGTCTGCCGGCAGCTTGATGTGCTCGGCGCGGATCGGACGGGCGTTGCCTTTCGCCAGGTTGATCTGACCGGCATCGCTGAAGATGTATTCGCGGGTCAGCTTGGCGGCGTTCGGGTTCTTCGCGTATTTGTTGATGATGGTGGTGTAACCGGAAATCACCGAGCCATCGGAAGGGATCAGCACCACGTAGTCATCCGGGTTGGCCATCTTGGCCTTGTAGCTCAGGCCGTTGAAATCCCAGACCACGCCGACTTCGATTTCACCCTTTTCCATCGTGGCGATGGTCGGGTTGGCCATGGACAGGCGGCCCTGCTTGGCAATGTCGGCAAACAACAGCAGTGCTGGTTGCAGGTTCTTCTCGTCGCCACCGTTGGCCAGCGCAGCGGCCAGTACACCGTTGGCCGCCTGGGCCGCGGTGCTCACGTCACCGATGGACACCTTGTATTTACCGGTTTTCAGATCAGCCCATTTGGTAGGCGCATCGGAACCGTGCAACAGCTTTTTGTTGACGATGAAGGCGATGGTGCCGGTGTAAGCCAGAGCCCAGTTTCCATCCTTGTCTTTGGCCCACTCTGGAACTTGATCCCAAGTGCTTGGCTTGTAAGGTTGCACCACGCCCTGTTTGACCGCGATCGGGCCGAAAGCGGCGCCGACGTCGCCGATGTCGGCACTGGCGTTGTCTTTTTCAGCGGCGAACTTGGCGATTTCCTGCGCCGAGCTCATGTCGGTGTCGATGTGTTTCAGGCCGTAATTCTTGGCCAGGTCTTCCCAGGTGCCTTTCCAGTTGGCCCAGTCATCGGGCATGCCGACGCTATTGACCGCGCCTTCCGCTTTCGCAGCGGCTTCCAGGGTTTTCAAATCATCAGCGGCCATTGCGGCGGTGCACATGGCAATGGTCGAGCCTAACAGTGATGCCAGGAAAAGCTTTTTCATCCGAAGCTCCTTTGGGCGTTTTCAACGCTGCGATTGCGGTTGTGTTGGTCTAGGTCAGCAATACCTGAGCCAATTTAGGCGCCGCTGATGACATTTTGATGTCGATGATCGGTCTGCCACTATTTTTCAAACAGTACAGCTCAGGCTTCGGACTAAGCGTAGACCATGGCTAAAGGGCTGATACGAAAGGACTTGGCCGTGATTTTGCACGTGTCTGACTCAACCGTTCGGCGGCTTTGTCATCTGCCAGTCACAAGCAGTGCCTAGGCTTGCAGGGAGTTGATGGAGCCGGTTTGAGTGACGGTTCCGCCCCGAAACAGTGCTGGTCTAGTCCAGATAGGTAACGTTGATGCGCATCGAGACCACCAAAGCGGTGACAGCCATCGGTCAGGTTCTGCAGGAACAGCTCGACCACGGCCTGTTGGCGTCCGGGAGCAAGCTGCCGTCCGAGCGCAAACTCAGTGAGTTGTTCGGGACCACGCGAATCACCGTGCGTGAAGCATTGTTGCAGTTGGAGGCCCAAGGGCAGATTTATCGCGAGGAGCGCCGTGGCTGGTTCGTCTCGCCGCCGCGCCTGGCTTACAACCTGATGCAGCGCAGTCACTTTCACGCGATGGTCAGCGCCCAGGGGCGTGTGCCGTCCACAGAGGTGATATCGGCGCGCTTGCAGCCGGCGTCGGCGGCGGTGTGTGCGTGGTTGCAGTTGCCGGCGTTGTCGAGCGTGATCCAGATCTGCCGGGCGCGGCGTATCGATGAGCGGCTGGTGTTGTACGTGGAGCACTACCTCAATCCGCAGTATTTTCCGGGGATTCTGGAGTTTGATTTGAATCAGTCGATTACCGAGCTGTACGCCAGGCATTACGACTTGCACTACGGGCGGGTACGTTTCGAGATCGTGCCGACGGCGTTGTCGGTGGATGCGGCGGCGGCGTTACGGGTGTCGGTGGGAAGTCCGGGGCTGCGGATTGCCCGGGTCAATTATGACCAGCATGAGCGGCTGATCGACTGTGACCTGGAGTTCTGGCGGCATGACGCGATTCATGTCGGTGTTGATGTGGTTTGACGGGCGTGGTTTGTCTGCACGACCGTGTCGACTCCCATCGCGGGCAAGCCCGCTCCCACAAGGATATGCGTTTGTAGATATAGCACCGTCCCCCGTGGGAGCGGGCTTGCCCGCGATGGCTACAGAACAGCCACTTCAGATATCAAGCGGACACATCCTTCTGCGGCCCACCACCCGCCGTGATCACCTGCACACTCATCCGCGGTGTCGCCAGATCCATTCCCGCTTCATCCAGATGCCGCTTCAGCGACAAATTGAACGCCCGTGAAACTTCCCACTGCTTGATCGGCGCGGTCTTGAACCGGGCGCGAAGAATCGCGTTGCCGGACTCGAAACTCTCGACACCCTGAATCTCCAGTGGCGACCAGATGTTGCGGCGTTGCAGCGGGTCGGTGCGCATCTTCTGCCCGACTTCGCGCATCAGTTTGATCGCCTCGTCGATGTCCATGCTGGAGGGCACCGCGACCCGGAAGATCGCGTAGCCGAATTCCCGCGAATAGTTCTTGATGCTTTTGATTTCGCTGAACGGAATGGTATGGACGATGCCGTCGATGTCCCGCAGCCGCACGGTGCGGATGGTCAGGCCTTCGACGGTACCCAGGTGGCCGCCGACGTCCACGTAGTCGTCGATCGCCAAGGAGTCTTCGATGATGATGAACAGG
This genomic window contains:
- a CDS encoding carboxy terminal-processing peptidase translates to MKHFFPSTALALFIGIGLLPMSSNSFAANSWDKLQPDRDEVIASLNVVELLKRHHYSKPPLDDARSAIIYDSYLKLLDPSRSYFMASDIAEFDKWKTQFDDFLKSGDLNAGFTIYKRYLDRVKSRLDFALAELDKGVDKMDFTTKETLLIDRKDAPWLKSTAELDDLWRKRVKDEVLRQKIAGKDSKQIQETLTKRYKNQLTRLDQTRAEDIFQAYINTFAMSYDPHTNYLSPDNAENFDINMSLSLEGIGAVLQSDNDQVKVVRLVPAGPADKTKQVAPADKIIGVAQGNKEMVDVVGWRLDEVVKLIRGPKGTVVRLEVIPASNAPNDQTSKIVPITREAVKLEDQAVKKSVLNLKQDGKDYKLGIIEIPAFYLDFKAFRAGDPDYKSTTRDVKKLLTELQKDKVDGVVIDLRNNGGGSLQEATELTSLFIDKGPTVLVRNADGRVDVLEDENPGAFYKGPMALLVNRLSASASEIFAGAMQDYHRALIIGGQTFGKGTVQTIQPLNHGELKLTLAKFYRVSGQSTQHQGVLPDIDYPSIIDTKEIGESALPEAMPWDTIKAAIKPAVDPFKPYITQLKSEHDVRSAKDAEFVFIRDKLALAQKLMAEKTVSLNEADRRAQHADIEAKQLAMENIRRKAKGEEPLKELKKEDEDAIAAEPDKTKPEDDAYLSETGRILLDYLKLNTAVAKH
- a CDS encoding alkaline phosphatase family protein, which codes for MKHNVILVVLDGLNYEVARHAMGHLQAYVGAGRAALYKLECELPALSRPLYECILTGVAPIESGIVHNNVSRLSNQRSIYHYARDAGLTTAAAAYHWVSELYNRSPFVAARDRHTDAPDLPIQHGHFYWTDHYPDSHLFADAENLRLRHDPAFLLIHPMNIDDAGHKHGLDTAQYRNSARSADIILADYLQGWLDSGYQVLVTADHGMNNDRSHNGLLPEEREVPLFVLGDAFSFNASATPKQTEICGTVCELLGAPHDKPMCRELLK
- a CDS encoding ABC transporter permease; amino-acid sequence: MSRVELGPVGVYHRVVVYLLFAILLLPLLGTLIYSIASSWSATILPSGFTFKWYIQLWSDPRFLHAFGQSLLVCVGALILSVVLILPLLFVVHYHFPKLDALMNILILLPFAVPPVVSSVGLLQLYGSGPFAMVGTPWILIGCYFTIALPFMYRAITNNLQAINLRDLMDAAQLLGASTFQAAFLVVLPNLRKGLMVALLLSFSFLFGEFVFANILVGTRYETLQVYLNNMRNSSGHFTSALVISYFFFVLVLTWAANILNKDKSE
- a CDS encoding UTRA domain-containing protein; the protein is MRIETTKAVTAIGQVLQEQLDHGLLASGSKLPSERKLSELFGTTRITVREALLQLEAQGQIYREERRGWFVSPPRLAYNLMQRSHFHAMVSAQGRVPSTEVISARLQPASAAVCAWLQLPALSSVIQICRARRIDERLVLYVEHYLNPQYFPGILEFDLNQSITELYARHYDLHYGRVRFEIVPTALSVDAAAALRVSVGSPGLRIARVNYDQHERLIDCDLEFWRHDAIHVGVDVV
- a CDS encoding ABC transporter ATP-binding protein, whose product is MSYVSVQHLQKNYAGTTVFSDINCEIQKGEFVTLLGPSGCGKSTLLRCIAGLTSVDGGKILLEGVDLVPMSPQKRGIGMVFQSYALFPNMTVEQNVAFGLRMQKVNANDSQKRVAEVLSLVELNDFAARYPHQLSGGQCQRVALARSLVTRPRLLLLDEPLSALDARIRKHLREQIRQIQRELGLTTIFVTHDQEEALTMSDRIFLMNQGKIVQSGDAETLYTAPVDVFAAGFIGNYNLLDPDSATKLLQRPINHRIAIRPEAIELSLNGELDALVRSHSLLGNVIRYRIEARGVELVVDVLNRSAADLHPDGQRLALSIDPTALCEVA
- a CDS encoding ABC transporter substrate-binding protein; the protein is MKKLFLASLLGSTIAMCTAAMAADDLKTLEAAAKAEGAVNSVGMPDDWANWKGTWEDLAKNYGLKHIDTDMSSAQEIAKFAAEKDNASADIGDVGAAFGPIAVKQGVVQPYKPSTWDQVPEWAKDKDGNWALAYTGTIAFIVNKKLLHGSDAPTKWADLKTGKYKVSIGDVSTAAQAANGVLAAALANGGDEKNLQPALLLFADIAKQGRLSMANPTIATMEKGEIEVGVVWDFNGLSYKAKMANPDDYVVLIPSDGSVISGYTTIINKYAKNPNAAKLTREYIFSDAGQINLAKGNARPIRAEHIKLPADVQAKLLPNEQYKNVTPIKDADAWEKTSKALPQKWNEEVIVEMK
- a CDS encoding zinc-binding dehydrogenase, which produces MKALQGVEGQVEWVEEPSPTCDVGQVRIRVAAAGLNRADLLQKAGLYPPPPGASQALGLECSGVISEVGPGSSWQVGDRVCALLAGGGMAEEVVVDGRHVLPVPDGMSLAEAAALPEVYATVWLNLFQLAALKPGEKVLLHAGASGIGSAAIQLCKAFGNPCWVSVGSAERLAYCEALGAQGGAVRTTDLDSLRDLGPFNVILDPVGGDYAALNLKMLALDGRWVLIGLMGGREAKLDLAQVLAKRVQLLGSTLRSRDDQFKADLFSDLSQHVWPLFAEGRLSPQLAKTFAIKDAEAAFAQLASNKVAGKLVLIIDASLT
- a CDS encoding HAD family hydrolase encodes the protein MALAIFDLDETLIHGDCATLWSEQMGRLGWVDPESFMRQNNELMDAYSHGKLRMEEYMTFSLEPMIGRTPEEVDHLVGPWVEDFIEPIIFSDATKAIAAHRKAGDRILVISASGTHLVRPIADRLGIDEILGIELEVAHGVYSGHTVGTLTYREGKITRLLEWLDAEEENLEGASFYSDSRNDLPLLLKVDFPHVVNPDPVLLEHAEKAGWPIHLWK
- a CDS encoding ABC transporter permease: MTRGKWLAALCLVPFALFFIVFEIAPLVWVMINSLQSEEFGWGIANFTKIFNSKFYLQAIQYSLEISFWSSVFGIIIAVLGAYSLRRVDSKLRNFVNAFANMTSNFAGVPLAFAFIILLGFNGSFTIMLKQAGIIQDFNLYSKTGLIILYTYFQIPLGVLLLYPAFDALREDWRESAELLGANGWQFWRHIGLPVLTPALLGTFVILLANALGAYATVYALTTGNFNVLPIRIAAMVSGDISLDPNLASALAVVLVALMTLVTIVHQLLLKRSYHVSR